The Nitrospira sp. KM1 genome includes a window with the following:
- a CDS encoding diaminobutyrate--2-oxoglutarate transaminase, with translation MWQAKPTGFVQPDDISAGNPYLERQAARESNARSYPRRLPLALKKGKGIYVQDTEGRTFIDCLACAGALALGHNHPVVVDAIGRMMSDGLPFQTLDLTTPIKDLFVDRLFECLPTKFADGAKIQFCGPSGADAVEAAIKLVKIARERRTVFAFHGAYHGMTHGALGLTGHLGPKHALTGLMADVHFLPYPYDYRCPFGVGGEGGHRLSSSYIERLLDDPNSGVVGPAGMILEVVQGEGGVIPAPIPWLREIRRITRERGIPLIVDEVQTGLGRTGTLFAFEQADIIPDVVVMSKAIGGGLPLSVVVYRPELDRWTAGAHAGTFRGNQLAMATGLATMEFIQNERIDRHAALMGERLTGRLRSIQTESNSIGDVRGCGLMIGVEIVDRDEAPEAPGCFPSAPAVASRIQHEALRRGLILELGGRNNCVVRFLSPLIVTAEQIDTIATIFFEAVKAAEAGRDR, from the coding sequence ATGTGGCAAGCCAAACCCACCGGATTTGTGCAGCCTGACGATATCTCGGCCGGGAATCCTTATCTGGAACGGCAGGCCGCCCGTGAATCCAACGCCCGCAGTTATCCGCGGCGGTTGCCCCTCGCCCTCAAGAAGGGGAAGGGCATTTACGTCCAGGACACGGAGGGACGGACGTTCATCGATTGCCTGGCCTGCGCAGGAGCGCTGGCATTGGGACATAACCATCCGGTGGTCGTCGATGCCATCGGAAGGATGATGAGCGACGGCTTGCCGTTCCAGACGTTGGACCTCACGACGCCGATCAAGGACCTCTTTGTGGACAGGCTGTTCGAATGCCTGCCCACCAAATTCGCCGACGGCGCCAAGATCCAGTTCTGCGGACCGTCGGGAGCGGACGCCGTCGAGGCGGCGATCAAGCTTGTGAAGATTGCCCGCGAACGGCGGACGGTCTTTGCGTTCCACGGGGCCTATCACGGTATGACGCACGGCGCGCTGGGATTGACGGGACACCTTGGACCCAAACATGCCCTGACCGGGCTCATGGCCGACGTTCATTTCCTCCCGTATCCCTACGACTACCGCTGTCCTTTCGGCGTCGGCGGGGAAGGCGGACACCGGCTGTCAAGTTCGTACATCGAGCGGCTGCTCGACGATCCGAACAGCGGAGTCGTCGGACCGGCCGGCATGATTCTCGAGGTCGTGCAGGGTGAAGGCGGAGTCATTCCGGCACCCATCCCGTGGTTGCGGGAAATTCGCCGCATCACGCGCGAGCGCGGCATCCCGCTGATCGTGGACGAGGTGCAGACCGGACTCGGCCGGACGGGGACGCTGTTTGCCTTCGAGCAGGCGGACATCATTCCGGACGTGGTCGTGATGTCCAAAGCGATCGGCGGTGGATTGCCGCTGAGCGTCGTCGTGTACCGGCCTGAATTGGACCGTTGGACGGCGGGGGCTCACGCGGGGACGTTCAGGGGAAATCAACTGGCCATGGCCACCGGCCTCGCCACCATGGAGTTCATTCAAAACGAACGGATCGACCGGCATGCGGCGCTCATGGGCGAGCGGTTGACCGGGCGGCTCCGGAGCATCCAGACGGAGTCGAACAGTATCGGAGACGTGCGCGGCTGCGGGCTCATGATCGGAGTTGAAATCGTGGATCGGGACGAGGCTCCGGAAGCTCCCGGCTGCTTTCCGTCGGCTCCCGCCGTGGCATCCAGGATCCAGCATGAAGCGCTACGCCGCGGTCTGATCCTCGAACTCGGCGGCCGCAACAATTGCGTGGTCCGATTCCTGTCGCCGCTCATCGTGACGGCGGAGCAGATCGACACCATCGCTACGATTTTTTTCGAAGCCGTCAAGGCGGCGGAGGCCGGCAGAGATCGATGA
- a CDS encoding cyclic peptide export ABC transporter, with amino-acid sequence MTLIRFLLRKSWKLVVGSLIAGLVSGLAGAALIAVIHKGMSESASTMTLAWGFLGLAVLVAGTKALSEILLTRLGQSTISELRLQLSRNILNAPLRQVEELGSHRLLAALSDDTDVIAQAYVQLPLICINAATTLGCLAYLGWLSWPVLLLVVGFMTFGALSFQWQEQRAVRLFERSRETNDALFRHFRSIVSGIKELKLHRTRREVFLTTQLSETVRAYERDFVGGMTVYSFASSWGVFLFYAVIGIVLFLWPVWRQTPAETITGAALVLLYMMGPFSQIVELLPGVGRANVAMRKVDALGLSLTASDATDAAAQKKPQAVQPIRPLWRHLELIGITHRYYHEPGDAHFQIGPIDLSFRPGEVTFLIGGNGSGKTTLAMVLLGLYPPESGVIRFDGMTIDESNREDYRQIFSTVLSDYFLFESLIGLERETLDGEATTYLERLQLRSKVRIEGGTFSTQALSQGQRKRLALLTAYVEDRPFYLFDEWASDQDPVFRKVFYTEILPDLRARGKAVLVITHDDQYFALADRCIRMDFGKIVGMSDGSMGTADSAFTHMESSPADLELFK; translated from the coding sequence ATGACGCTCATCCGTTTTCTGTTGCGCAAATCTTGGAAGCTCGTGGTCGGATCTCTCATCGCGGGGCTCGTCAGCGGGCTCGCGGGAGCCGCACTCATCGCCGTGATCCACAAAGGCATGAGCGAATCCGCGTCCACGATGACACTGGCATGGGGTTTTCTCGGTCTGGCCGTGCTCGTCGCCGGAACCAAGGCTCTGTCGGAAATTCTCCTGACCAGGCTGGGTCAATCGACGATTTCTGAACTCCGATTACAGTTGAGTCGAAATATCCTGAACGCGCCGCTCCGCCAGGTCGAAGAATTGGGGTCGCATCGGTTGCTGGCCGCGTTAAGCGACGATACCGATGTCATTGCCCAAGCCTACGTGCAACTTCCGCTGATTTGCATCAACGCGGCGACGACGCTCGGCTGCCTGGCCTATCTCGGATGGCTCTCCTGGCCGGTCCTCCTACTGGTGGTTGGGTTCATGACGTTCGGCGCGCTGTCCTTTCAATGGCAGGAGCAGCGTGCCGTGCGGCTCTTCGAACGATCTCGTGAAACCAATGACGCGCTGTTCCGGCATTTTCGCTCGATCGTCTCCGGCATCAAAGAGCTCAAGCTCCATCGAACGCGCCGGGAGGTCTTTCTGACCACGCAACTCAGTGAAACCGTCCGGGCCTATGAACGCGACTTTGTCGGCGGCATGACGGTGTATTCCTTCGCGTCCAGTTGGGGTGTCTTTCTCTTCTATGCCGTCATCGGCATCGTCCTGTTCCTGTGGCCCGTTTGGCGGCAGACGCCGGCCGAGACCATCACCGGCGCGGCGCTCGTCTTGCTGTACATGATGGGGCCGTTCTCCCAGATCGTGGAACTGCTTCCCGGCGTCGGACGCGCCAACGTGGCCATGAGAAAAGTCGACGCGCTCGGCTTGTCGCTGACGGCATCGGACGCAACGGATGCCGCGGCGCAGAAGAAGCCGCAGGCCGTTCAACCCATCAGGCCGCTTTGGCGTCACCTCGAGTTGATCGGCATCACACACCGCTACTACCACGAGCCGGGTGACGCGCACTTCCAGATCGGTCCCATCGATCTGTCGTTCCGACCGGGTGAGGTGACGTTTCTCATCGGGGGCAACGGGAGCGGCAAGACGACGCTTGCGATGGTGTTGTTGGGGCTCTATCCGCCGGAGTCCGGCGTCATCCGTTTTGACGGCATGACGATCGACGAATCGAATCGGGAAGACTACCGGCAGATCTTTTCGACGGTCTTGTCCGATTACTTCCTGTTCGAGTCGCTCATCGGATTGGAACGGGAGACTTTGGATGGGGAAGCGACGACCTATCTCGAGAGGCTGCAGCTGCGGTCCAAGGTCAGGATCGAGGGCGGGACGTTCTCGACGCAGGCGCTCTCCCAGGGGCAGCGGAAGCGGTTGGCTTTATTGACGGCCTATGTCGAGGATCGTCCCTTCTATCTCTTCGATGAATGGGCGTCCGATCAGGATCCGGTGTTCCGAAAAGTGTTCTATACCGAGATTCTTCCGGATCTGCGCGCGCGTGGGAAAGCGGTGCTGGTCATTACCCACGACGATCAATATTTCGCGCTGGCGGACCGGTGCATCCGGATGGATTTCGGAAAGATTGTCGGTATGTCTGATGGATCGATGGGGACTGCGGATTCCGCATTCACCCACATGGAATCCAGTCCCGCCGATCTGGAGTTGTTCAAGTGA